The following coding sequences are from one Hymenobacter sp. DG25A window:
- the rpsT gene encoding 30S ribosomal protein S20 — MANHKSALKRIRSNEAKRVLNRYQAKSTRTAVKKLRATTDATQAQELLKKVSSMLDRLAKKNIIHKNKAANNKSKLAKFVKSLAA; from the coding sequence ATGGCGAACCATAAATCGGCCCTCAAGCGCATCCGTTCCAACGAAGCTAAGCGCGTACTGAACCGTTACCAGGCTAAATCTACCCGCACCGCCGTTAAGAAACTGCGTGCTACCACCGATGCTACTCAGGCACAAGAGCTGCTGAAGAAAGTATCGTCTATGCTGGACCGCCTGGCTAAAAAGAACATCATTCATAAGAACAAAGCCGCCAACAACAAATCGAAGCTGGCTAAGTTCGTGAAGTCGCTGGCTGCTTAA
- a CDS encoding RNA polymerase sigma factor — protein sequence MYTLLLPAVPPSLPLAQPTQASADAELVAQLQRGSEAAFRTLVERYQNRIYRTALALLRSPEEAEDVAQEVFVEVHQTIARFRGEAALSTWLYRLATSRALKNRQRARAQKRFAYFTSLLGFDNHVLYEPPDNEHPQAQLEGRQQVELLLAHIARLPDQQQVAFTLRHEQELSYEEIAAVLNTTVPAVESLLFRARKTLRNHLQPSLRHV from the coding sequence GTGTATACCCTTCTACTGCCTGCTGTTCCACCATCCCTGCCTCTTGCGCAGCCCACCCAGGCTTCCGCCGATGCCGAGCTGGTAGCACAACTGCAGCGGGGCAGTGAGGCGGCGTTTCGCACCTTGGTGGAACGGTACCAAAACCGTATTTACCGCACGGCACTGGCCCTGCTACGGTCACCGGAAGAGGCGGAAGATGTGGCGCAGGAAGTCTTTGTGGAAGTTCACCAAACCATTGCCCGGTTTCGGGGTGAGGCAGCGCTAAGCACCTGGCTCTACCGTTTGGCAACCTCGCGGGCCCTGAAAAACCGGCAGCGGGCCAGGGCGCAGAAGCGCTTTGCGTATTTCACCAGCTTGCTGGGGTTTGACAATCATGTGCTGTACGAGCCGCCTGACAATGAACACCCGCAGGCACAACTGGAAGGCCGGCAGCAGGTAGAGCTTTTGCTTGCACATATTGCCCGATTACCCGACCAGCAACAGGTGGCTTTTACGTTGCGCCATGAGCAGGAATTGAGCTACGAGGAAATAGCTGCCGTTCTCAATACCACCGTGCCTGCCGTAGAATCTTTGTTGTTCCGCGCCCGAAAAACGCTTCGCAACCATCTTCAACCTTCCCTCCGCCATGTCTGA
- the nadE gene encoding NAD(+) synthase codes for MRIAGAALNQIPFDWQHNLRTIREAIEQAKAAGVQLLCLPELCLTGYGCEDLFLSDWLPQSALEHLQLIRPWTEGICVVVGLPVRLTHRTYNTAAVLRDGQILGFAAKQFLANDGVHYEPRFFFPWPAGETTTVQLAGEEWPLGDLIFEHQGVKFGFEICEDAWRPDDVRPACRLVGRVDLIVNPSASHFAMSKTDVRYNLVLNASRNFRCTYLYANLLGNEAGRITYDGEILVARNGHLLLRNQLMSFKEVDMECVDVDFASELTAVEAIEPLPAPDEYRELNQALSLALFDYLRKARSRGFVLSLSGGADSCMCAVAVAEMVRLGTAELGTAEFMRRSGCFTEAEIQQLVGAVTPVPDQAAPGPKDASLSTPDNQQATINQQLTKRLLITAYQGTVNSSDDTFKSAQELAEALGAVFYNWGIDEEVTGYVGKIEHALGRDLTWQTDDLALQNIQARVRAPAIWLLANVQNCLLLTTSNRSEASVGYCTMDGDTAGSISPIAGVDKDFVKKWLRWAEAELGYTALHRVNNLQPTAELRPLEDKQTDERDLMPYVLLNRIERLAFYDRLSPKQVLVTLVQEDPTADAEQLKTYVKRFYSLWSRNQWKRERYAPSFHLDDYNVDPRSWLRFPILSGGYTEELNAL; via the coding sequence ATGCGAATAGCCGGCGCCGCCCTCAACCAGATTCCTTTCGATTGGCAACACAACCTGCGTACCATCCGCGAGGCCATTGAGCAGGCCAAAGCCGCCGGGGTGCAGTTGCTTTGTTTGCCGGAATTGTGCCTGACGGGCTATGGCTGCGAAGATTTGTTTTTGAGCGACTGGCTGCCCCAATCGGCGCTGGAGCATTTACAGCTGATCCGTCCGTGGACGGAAGGCATTTGCGTGGTAGTGGGCCTGCCAGTGCGCCTCACCCACCGCACCTACAACACCGCGGCCGTGCTGCGCGATGGGCAGATTCTGGGCTTTGCCGCCAAGCAGTTCCTCGCCAATGATGGCGTGCATTACGAGCCGCGCTTTTTCTTCCCGTGGCCAGCCGGCGAAACCACCACCGTGCAACTGGCAGGGGAGGAGTGGCCCCTGGGCGACCTTATTTTTGAGCACCAGGGCGTAAAATTCGGCTTTGAAATCTGTGAGGATGCCTGGCGGCCTGATGATGTGCGCCCTGCCTGCCGCCTGGTAGGCCGCGTGGATTTGATTGTGAATCCTTCGGCCAGCCACTTTGCCATGAGCAAGACGGACGTGCGCTATAATCTGGTATTGAATGCCTCGCGCAACTTTCGCTGCACGTATCTCTACGCCAACCTGCTGGGCAATGAGGCCGGCCGCATCACCTACGACGGCGAAATTCTGGTGGCCCGCAATGGCCATCTGCTGCTGCGCAACCAGCTCATGAGCTTCAAGGAAGTGGATATGGAGTGCGTGGACGTGGATTTCGCTTCCGAGTTAACGGCTGTTGAAGCCATTGAGCCGCTGCCCGCCCCTGATGAATACCGGGAGCTGAACCAGGCCCTGAGCCTAGCCTTGTTTGACTACCTGCGCAAAGCCCGCAGCCGGGGCTTTGTGCTGAGCCTGAGCGGCGGGGCCGATTCCTGCATGTGCGCCGTAGCCGTGGCTGAGATGGTTCGTCTGGGCACTGCCGAGCTGGGTACGGCCGAGTTTATGCGCCGCTCGGGCTGCTTCACGGAAGCGGAAATTCAGCAGTTGGTCGGTGCCGTAACGCCAGTGCCTGACCAGGCCGCGCCGGGACCCAAAGATGCCTCCCTTTCTACCCCTGATAATCAACAGGCTACCATCAATCAGCAGCTCACCAAGCGCCTGCTGATAACCGCCTACCAGGGCACCGTTAATTCCTCCGACGATACCTTTAAGTCCGCCCAGGAACTGGCTGAGGCGCTGGGGGCGGTATTCTATAACTGGGGCATTGATGAGGAAGTAACCGGCTACGTGGGCAAGATTGAGCACGCCCTGGGCCGCGACCTGACCTGGCAAACCGATGACCTGGCGCTGCAAAATATCCAGGCGCGGGTGCGGGCTCCCGCTATCTGGCTGTTGGCCAACGTGCAGAACTGCCTGCTCCTGACCACCTCCAACCGCTCGGAGGCCTCCGTAGGCTACTGTACTATGGACGGCGACACGGCCGGCTCCATCTCGCCCATTGCCGGCGTAGACAAAGATTTTGTGAAGAAATGGCTGCGCTGGGCCGAGGCCGAGCTGGGCTACACCGCCCTGCACCGCGTCAACAACCTGCAGCCCACCGCCGAGCTGCGCCCCCTGGAAGACAAGCAGACCGACGAGCGGGACCTGATGCCCTACGTGTTGCTGAACCGCATTGAGCGCCTGGCCTTCTACGACCGACTCAGCCCCAAACAGGTGCTGGTTACGCTGGTGCAGGAAGACCCCACTGCCGATGCGGAACAGCTCAAAACCTACGTTAAGCGCTTCTACTCGCTCTGGAGCCGCAACCAGTGGAAGCGGGAGCGGTACGCCCCATCCTTCCACCTCGATGACTACAACGTGGACCCACGCTCCTGGCTGCGCTTCCCCATTCTGAGCGGCGGCTATACGGAGGAGCTGAACGCCTTGTAG
- a CDS encoding IPExxxVDY family protein, which translates to MLTLDVEYDCDFDLFGIVSSSREHTLAWTLNNALRLRLVKQQDLIYDLLSRGRLVISNYLHATETLSLRLLRNRSLDPSILKRPYLAPDIKEYDYLLQISNGSDEFSGDEFLARLSELSVVQHACQFDPNSLKFKENLLF; encoded by the coding sequence ATGCTTACCCTAGACGTTGAGTACGACTGCGACTTTGATCTTTTTGGCATTGTTTCCTCCAGCCGGGAACATACCCTGGCCTGGACGCTGAACAACGCCCTGCGCCTGCGCCTGGTAAAGCAGCAGGATTTAATCTATGATCTGCTCTCCCGCGGGCGCCTGGTGATCAGTAACTACCTACACGCCACCGAAACCCTGTCGTTGCGCCTGCTGCGCAACCGCTCCCTGGATCCGTCTATCCTAAAAAGGCCCTATCTGGCCCCCGATATCAAGGAATATGACTACCTGCTGCAAATCAGCAACGGCAGTGACGAGTTTTCCGGCGACGAATTCCTGGCCCGTTTAAGTGAGCTTTCGGTGGTGCAGCATGCCTGTCAGTTTGACCCCAATTCATTAAAATTCAAAGAAAATCTGCTTTTTTGA
- the fabF gene encoding beta-ketoacyl-ACP synthase II, with the protein MSLRRVVVTGLGAITPIGKTAPTFWEGLKAGVSGAAPITRFDASKFKTRFACEVKDYNPDDYFDRKEGRKMDLFTQFAVIASDEAIKDAGLLEGVNKDRVGVIWGSGIGGLKTFQDECFNFAKGDGTPRYNPFFIPKMIADSSSGNISIKNGFRGPNFVTTSACASSSDAIVAAYNYIRLGMAEVVVTGGSEAAITEAGVGGFNALKAMSERNVDPQTGSRPYDKDRDGFVLGEGAGALILEDYEHAKARGAKIYAEIIGGGLSSDAYHITAPDPTGEGVVIVMQNALRDAGIKPEDVDYINTHGTSTPLGDGAEVTAIQKVFGEAAYNLNISSTKSMTGHLLGGAGGIEAVACILAMQNGIVPPTINHVTDDPELDSRLNFTFNQAQEREINIAVSNTFGFGGHNTSVVFSKFRD; encoded by the coding sequence ATGTCTCTTCGGAGAGTTGTTGTGACCGGCCTGGGTGCCATTACCCCGATCGGCAAAACCGCCCCCACCTTCTGGGAAGGGCTGAAAGCCGGTGTGAGCGGGGCTGCCCCCATCACCCGGTTCGATGCCAGTAAGTTCAAGACCCGCTTCGCCTGCGAAGTGAAGGACTATAACCCCGACGATTATTTCGACCGGAAGGAAGGCCGTAAGATGGACCTGTTCACGCAGTTCGCCGTCATTGCTTCCGACGAGGCAATTAAGGACGCCGGCCTGCTGGAAGGGGTAAATAAAGACCGGGTAGGCGTTATCTGGGGCTCTGGTATTGGGGGGTTGAAAACCTTCCAGGACGAGTGCTTCAACTTCGCCAAGGGCGACGGTACGCCGCGCTACAACCCTTTCTTCATTCCGAAGATGATTGCCGACTCCTCATCGGGCAACATCTCCATCAAGAACGGTTTCCGCGGTCCGAACTTCGTAACCACCTCCGCCTGCGCTTCCTCTTCCGATGCCATTGTGGCCGCCTACAACTATATCCGTTTGGGTATGGCTGAGGTGGTGGTAACAGGTGGTTCGGAAGCCGCCATTACCGAGGCGGGCGTAGGGGGCTTCAATGCCCTTAAAGCCATGAGCGAGCGGAACGTCGACCCGCAAACCGGCTCGCGCCCTTACGATAAGGACCGGGACGGATTTGTACTGGGCGAAGGTGCCGGCGCGCTGATTCTGGAGGACTACGAACATGCCAAAGCCCGCGGTGCTAAGATCTACGCCGAAATCATCGGTGGCGGCTTGTCGTCGGATGCCTACCACATTACCGCTCCTGACCCCACCGGCGAAGGCGTGGTCATCGTAATGCAGAACGCTCTGCGTGATGCCGGCATCAAGCCCGAGGATGTAGACTACATCAACACCCATGGTACCAGCACCCCGCTGGGCGATGGGGCCGAGGTGACGGCTATTCAGAAAGTATTCGGCGAAGCCGCTTATAATCTGAACATCAGTTCTACCAAGAGTATGACCGGCCACCTGCTGGGTGGTGCGGGCGGCATTGAGGCAGTGGCCTGTATTCTGGCCATGCAGAATGGCATCGTACCGCCTACCATTAACCACGTTACCGACGACCCCGAGCTGGACTCCAGGCTGAACTTCACGTTCAACCAGGCTCAGGAACGGGAAATCAACATTGCGGTCAGCAATACCTTCGGGTTTGGTGGCCACAACACGTCGGTGGTCTTCAGTAAATTCCGCGACTAA
- the pyk gene encoding pyruvate kinase, whose product MEPRPKFNKTKIVATVGPASNTYEKLGMLIREGVDVFRLNFSHGSYEDHLAVIHNVRRLNKDMRTNVGLLQDLQGPKIRLGDVEGGGVEIKAGDKIKLVCGEKEISTATRLSTIYLGLARDVKAGDMILIDDGKIELRVLATDRDKEVDVEVIYGGLVKPRKGINLPDSEVSAPSMTEKDIEDLKFGLENDVDWIALSFARRADDIRFIKSLIAESGKTTRVIAKIETPEGLRNLDEIIAITDAVMVARGDLGVEVKMEEVPMAQKEIVAKCNKAGKPVIVATQMMESMITAPRPTRAETSDVANAVVDGADAVMLSAETAVGAYPAEVIRSMVATILSVESRMPSLYNHWHTITPESPTFMVDSILSAACHLAKNTGAKAITGMTHRGYTAFQIAKYRPKASIFIFTDNRPLLTALSLIWGVRGFYYDRMVSTDSTVSDIKYVLTTTGHLDAGDVFINTASMPINEKGKTNMVKVSVA is encoded by the coding sequence ATGGAACCGCGTCCTAAGTTTAATAAGACCAAGATTGTGGCCACCGTTGGCCCCGCCTCCAATACCTACGAAAAGCTGGGCATGCTCATCCGCGAGGGGGTGGATGTCTTCCGCCTCAATTTCTCGCACGGCAGCTACGAAGACCACCTGGCCGTGATTCATAATGTGCGCCGCCTGAACAAGGATATGCGCACCAACGTGGGCTTGCTGCAGGACTTGCAGGGCCCCAAAATTCGCCTGGGCGATGTAGAAGGCGGTGGTGTGGAAATTAAGGCCGGCGACAAGATTAAGCTGGTGTGCGGCGAAAAGGAAATCAGCACGGCCACGCGCCTGAGCACGATTTACCTGGGCCTGGCCCGCGACGTGAAAGCCGGCGACATGATCCTGATCGACGACGGTAAGATTGAGCTGCGCGTGCTGGCCACCGACCGCGACAAGGAAGTGGACGTAGAAGTTATCTACGGCGGTCTGGTGAAGCCCCGCAAAGGCATCAACCTGCCCGATTCCGAAGTATCGGCCCCGTCTATGACGGAGAAGGATATTGAGGACCTGAAATTTGGCCTGGAGAATGATGTAGACTGGATTGCCCTCTCGTTTGCGCGCCGCGCCGATGACATCCGCTTCATCAAGAGCCTGATTGCGGAAAGCGGTAAAACCACCCGCGTGATTGCCAAGATTGAAACCCCCGAAGGCCTGCGCAACCTCGACGAAATCATTGCCATTACCGATGCCGTGATGGTAGCCCGCGGCGACCTGGGTGTGGAAGTGAAGATGGAAGAGGTGCCCATGGCCCAGAAGGAAATTGTGGCCAAGTGCAACAAAGCCGGCAAGCCGGTAATTGTAGCCACCCAGATGATGGAGAGCATGATTACCGCTCCCCGCCCCACCCGCGCCGAAACCAGCGACGTGGCTAACGCCGTGGTTGACGGGGCCGATGCCGTGATGCTCTCCGCTGAAACCGCCGTAGGCGCCTATCCGGCGGAAGTAATCCGCTCCATGGTAGCTACTATTCTGAGTGTGGAAAGCCGCATGCCCAGCCTGTACAACCACTGGCACACCATTACCCCGGAGTCGCCCACGTTCATGGTAGACAGCATTTTGTCGGCGGCCTGCCACCTGGCCAAGAACACCGGCGCCAAAGCCATTACCGGCATGACGCACCGCGGCTACACGGCCTTCCAGATTGCCAAGTACCGCCCCAAGGCCAGCATCTTTATCTTCACCGATAACCGCCCCCTGCTCACGGCTCTCAGCCTGATCTGGGGTGTGCGCGGCTTCTACTACGACCGGATGGTGAGCACCGACAGCACCGTCTCGGACATTAAGTACGTGCTGACCACCACGGGCCACCTGGATGCAGGTGACGTGTTCATCAACACTGCTTCCATGCCCATCAATGAGAAGGGCAAAACCAACATGGTAAAAGTGAGCGTAGCGTAA
- a CDS encoding T9SS type A sorting domain-containing protein: MAGKPEVYTLRLDSAFMIGADSVYRFNRIMRPDRFSPELYHKSDNNLFGAQLRFVPGSQEVVLEALADALQTPVQLLLRPAAAVGSTWQASAGVTAVLSSRTQRSVHGVEDMVATVLLSTGQQVLIGEKLGFLQAPQWLTLDAATAVNLQAARGPVTWAESEYYPARLFNFQPGDEVGYETYDRLAQLVCTRTLTLRRIRTRAQTADSLIYTFTEQAQTRGFQPGNPCSGSYAETLQPTHTGRLALPLRAPVGRSPIYLPGYGPIGLLTGGYAFSSENTPASYTLELPATTTTSTGCASAAVRHVWLYPNTRTQGTYYTGLDYLVRQQNYGNGQGDVFDYDTELVYSRRKQPDGSYQTCGSRLSFYVLLPARTARAATFISYPNPATDQITLHLPAAATVGTNVYLLDGLGRIVDIQPVAAGNATVLVPLKILPAGVYTVEVHMPQAAVYRARVQHIQ; encoded by the coding sequence GTGGCGGGCAAACCCGAGGTGTATACCCTCCGGCTGGATTCCGCCTTTATGATAGGAGCCGACTCGGTGTACCGGTTTAACCGAATCATGCGGCCCGACCGCTTCTCCCCGGAGCTGTATCATAAGTCTGACAATAACCTGTTTGGGGCGCAGCTGCGGTTTGTGCCCGGCAGCCAGGAAGTAGTGCTGGAAGCATTGGCTGATGCACTGCAAACGCCCGTGCAACTGCTGTTGCGCCCCGCGGCGGCCGTAGGCAGCACCTGGCAGGCTTCGGCGGGCGTTACGGCGGTGCTGAGCAGCCGCACCCAGCGAAGCGTACATGGCGTTGAGGATATGGTAGCTACGGTGCTGCTCAGCACCGGGCAGCAAGTACTGATAGGGGAGAAGCTGGGCTTTCTGCAGGCCCCGCAATGGCTGACCCTGGATGCCGCTACGGCCGTTAACCTGCAGGCTGCCCGCGGGCCCGTTACCTGGGCCGAATCAGAATATTACCCCGCCCGCCTGTTTAATTTTCAGCCGGGCGATGAAGTGGGGTATGAAACCTACGACCGGCTGGCGCAATTAGTGTGCACGCGCACCCTAACATTGCGGCGCATCCGCACCCGCGCGCAAACGGCTGATAGCCTGATTTACACGTTTACGGAACAGGCCCAAACGCGCGGCTTTCAGCCAGGTAATCCCTGCAGCGGCTCGTACGCGGAAACATTACAGCCCACCCATACCGGCCGCCTGGCGTTGCCCCTGCGCGCTCCGGTGGGCCGCTCACCCATCTATCTGCCCGGCTATGGTCCCATTGGTCTGCTCACGGGCGGCTATGCCTTCAGCTCCGAAAATACCCCGGCCAGCTACACGCTGGAACTGCCGGCAACCACTACCACTTCCACAGGCTGTGCTTCGGCGGCTGTCCGCCACGTCTGGCTATATCCCAATACCCGCACCCAAGGCACCTATTACACGGGCTTGGACTATCTGGTACGCCAGCAAAACTATGGCAATGGCCAGGGCGACGTATTTGACTATGATACGGAGTTGGTCTATTCGCGCAGGAAGCAGCCTGATGGCAGCTACCAAACCTGCGGGTCGCGCCTTTCTTTTTATGTGCTGTTGCCCGCCCGTACGGCCCGGGCAGCAACATTTATTAGTTACCCAAACCCGGCTACGGACCAAATTACCCTGCATCTGCCCGCTGCCGCCACCGTGGGCACAAACGTGTACCTGCTGGATGGTCTGGGGCGGATAGTAGATATTCAGCCAGTAGCCGCCGGAAACGCCACGGTGCTGGTGCCGCTGAAAATCCTTCCGGCAGGGGTATATACTGTTGAAGTGCATATGCCCCAGGCCGCCGTGTACCGCGCCCGAGTACAGCATATTCAGTAA
- a CDS encoding acyl carrier protein, with amino-acid sequence MSEIAEKVKAIIIDKLGVEASEVTPEASFTNDLGADSLDTVELIMEFEKEFNVSIPDDQAENIGTVGQAISYLEEHAK; translated from the coding sequence ATGTCTGAAATTGCAGAAAAAGTAAAGGCCATCATCATCGATAAACTCGGCGTAGAAGCTTCGGAAGTAACTCCGGAGGCCAGCTTCACCAACGACCTGGGTGCTGACTCGCTGGATACTGTTGAGCTGATCATGGAATTTGAAAAAGAATTCAACGTATCTATTCCCGACGATCAGGCCGAAAACATCGGTACCGTGGGTCAGGCTATCAGCTACCTGGAAGAGCACGCTAAGTAG
- a CDS encoding MFS transporter: MKYLTRTIWLLSLVSLFTDLASEMLYPVMPLYLQSIGFSVALIGVLEGVAEATAGLSKGYFGQWSDRLGRRLPFVRWGYGLSAISKPMLAVLAAPWWVFLARTLDRLGKGLRTGSRDALLSDETTPAFKGRVFGFHRGMDTAGAVLGPAAALAWLAYNPGEYRLLFLLAFLPGVAAVFTTFLVREKSRARSTQPMQPFWAAFRYWRKAPSSYRRVVGGLLVFALFNSSDAFLLLLARQRGLPDAHVIGLYIFYNLIYAVAAFPAGFLADRLGPRRMLIAGFLLFASVYLGMIWARQPIVLALLFGLYGCYAAATEGVSKAWVSNLCAPTDTGAALGTFAGLSSLAALVASSMAGALWVWGGAALPFALAGGTAIAVSVFLGVVRIPVTSQQPAA; this comes from the coding sequence GTGAAGTACCTGACCCGCACCATCTGGCTGCTTTCTCTGGTGAGCCTGTTCACGGACCTGGCCAGCGAGATGCTGTACCCCGTGATGCCCCTGTACCTGCAAAGCATTGGCTTTTCGGTGGCGCTGATTGGGGTGCTGGAGGGCGTAGCCGAAGCCACGGCAGGCCTAAGCAAAGGCTATTTCGGGCAATGGTCGGACCGGTTAGGGCGGCGCCTGCCGTTTGTGCGCTGGGGCTATGGGCTGAGCGCCATCAGCAAGCCCATGCTGGCCGTGCTGGCGGCACCGTGGTGGGTTTTCCTGGCCCGCACCCTGGACCGCCTGGGCAAAGGCCTGCGCACCGGCTCCCGCGACGCACTGCTTTCCGATGAAACCACCCCCGCCTTTAAAGGCCGCGTCTTTGGCTTTCATCGGGGCATGGATACGGCGGGCGCGGTGCTGGGGCCGGCCGCCGCGCTGGCCTGGCTGGCATATAACCCCGGCGAGTACCGGCTCTTGTTTCTATTGGCGTTTCTGCCGGGGGTGGCCGCCGTTTTTACTACGTTTCTGGTGCGGGAAAAGTCCCGGGCCAGGTCTACACAGCCCATGCAGCCATTCTGGGCGGCCTTCCGGTACTGGCGGAAGGCACCCAGCAGTTACCGCCGGGTAGTGGGCGGGCTGCTGGTATTTGCCCTTTTCAATAGCTCTGATGCATTTCTGCTGCTGCTGGCCCGGCAGCGGGGCCTGCCCGACGCCCACGTCATCGGGCTTTATATTTTCTACAACCTGATATATGCGGTGGCCGCTTTTCCGGCCGGTTTCCTCGCCGACCGACTGGGGCCCCGCCGCATGCTGATAGCCGGGTTTTTATTGTTTGCCAGCGTATACCTGGGCATGATCTGGGCCCGCCAGCCCATAGTGCTGGCCCTGCTTTTTGGCCTGTATGGCTGCTACGCCGCGGCTACGGAGGGCGTGAGCAAAGCCTGGGTGAGCAACTTGTGCGCGCCTACTGATACCGGAGCGGCCCTGGGCACCTTTGCCGGGCTCAGCAGTCTGGCGGCGCTGGTAGCCAGCTCCATGGCTGGAGCGCTGTGGGTATGGGGCGGCGCTGCCCTACCATTTGCGCTGGCAGGCGGTACGGCCATTGCTGTGAGCGTGTTTCTGGGAGTGGTCAGGATTCCGGTTACAAGCCAGCAGCCGGCGGCATAA
- the rnc gene encoding ribonuclease III codes for MPRPGQPLPLFGFFRRLVGQDRAFRQAIATLTGRTPDNIRLYQLAFTHASVVRLQGDTARHQSNERLEFLGDAVLGAVVAEYLFRKFPYEQEGFLTEMRSRIVNRESLNALALKIGLDKLVQLDVTQGRSARSRSVNGNALEALVGAVYLDQGYKAARKFVLSRLVKPFVDVKSLTETTTNFKSKLIEWAQRHGKNLRYDMQSEARPGGVMEFSATVMLDDEEVATGMGLSKKQAEQLAAERALTTLGV; via the coding sequence ATGCCTAGGCCCGGCCAGCCACTTCCGCTATTCGGCTTTTTCCGCCGACTGGTAGGGCAGGACCGGGCCTTCCGGCAAGCCATTGCCACCCTTACGGGCCGCACGCCCGATAACATTCGCTTGTACCAGCTGGCCTTCACGCACGCCTCGGTGGTGCGTCTGCAGGGCGATACGGCCCGGCACCAAAGCAACGAGCGGCTGGAATTCCTCGGCGACGCCGTACTGGGCGCCGTGGTAGCCGAATACCTGTTCCGCAAGTTCCCCTACGAGCAGGAAGGCTTCCTCACGGAAATGCGCAGCCGCATAGTAAACCGCGAAAGCCTGAACGCGCTGGCCCTGAAAATCGGGTTGGATAAACTGGTGCAGCTGGACGTAACGCAGGGCCGCTCGGCCCGCTCGCGCTCCGTAAACGGCAACGCTTTGGAAGCTTTGGTAGGCGCCGTTTACCTCGACCAGGGCTATAAAGCGGCCCGCAAATTTGTGCTCAGCCGGTTGGTGAAGCCCTTCGTGGACGTAAAATCCCTGACGGAAACCACCACCAACTTCAAGAGCAAGCTCATTGAATGGGCCCAGCGCCACGGCAAAAACCTGCGCTACGATATGCAAAGCGAAGCCCGCCCGGGCGGCGTAATGGAGTTTTCAGCCACGGTGATGCTGGATGATGAGGAAGTAGCTACCGGTATGGGCCTCTCCAAAAAGCAGGCGGAGCAACTGGCTGCTGAGCGGGCCCTGACCACTTTAGGAGTGTAA
- a CDS encoding YheT family hydrolase: protein MPLVSTSGYQPPMYLFNGHIQTIVPSLWRSVPDVRYQRERVETDDGDFLDLDWSRISSDELADTLGIVSHGLEGSAGRPYVRGMVRALNRAGIDALAWNYRSCSGEMNRLLRSYHLGDTDDLDFVVRHALSKLRYRRIFLTGFSAGGNVTLKYLGENPERVPREVKRAAVFSVPTDLKSSSHHISRLENRLYLNNFMRTLREKIRQKAVIMPDKVDVSKLDDLRYFPEFDDQYTAPMHGFKSAEEYYEHASSGRYLSNIRIPTLLVNAENDPFLPPACFPRDVASHSQYVFLETPHEGGHVGFGEGSPDGEYYSERRAIEFLTAEVPA from the coding sequence ATGCCACTCGTTTCTACTTCCGGATATCAGCCGCCCATGTATCTTTTTAATGGGCATATACAGACAATTGTACCCAGCCTTTGGCGCTCTGTCCCGGATGTCCGCTACCAGCGGGAACGGGTAGAAACCGATGATGGGGACTTTCTTGATCTGGACTGGTCCCGAATTTCCAGCGACGAGCTGGCCGATACTCTGGGTATTGTATCGCACGGCCTGGAGGGCAGCGCCGGCCGGCCCTACGTGCGCGGCATGGTGCGGGCCCTCAACCGGGCCGGTATCGATGCGCTGGCCTGGAACTACCGCAGCTGCAGCGGCGAGATGAACCGCCTGCTCCGCTCCTACCACCTGGGTGATACCGACGACCTGGATTTTGTGGTGCGCCATGCCCTGAGCAAGTTGCGCTACCGCCGCATTTTCCTTACCGGCTTCAGCGCCGGCGGCAACGTTACGCTCAAGTACCTGGGCGAAAACCCGGAACGGGTGCCGCGGGAAGTAAAGCGGGCCGCCGTTTTCTCGGTACCTACGGATCTGAAGTCCAGCTCCCACCACATTTCGCGCCTGGAAAACCGGCTGTACCTCAATAACTTTATGAGGACGCTGCGGGAGAAAATCCGCCAGAAAGCCGTGATTATGCCCGATAAGGTAGACGTCTCGAAGCTGGATGATTTGCGCTACTTCCCCGAGTTTGATGACCAGTATACGGCTCCCATGCACGGCTTTAAGTCGGCGGAAGAGTATTACGAGCACGCCAGCTCGGGGCGCTACCTCAGCAATATCCGCATCCCCACCCTATTGGTAAACGCCGAAAACGACCCGTTTCTGCCGCCCGCCTGTTTCCCGCGGGATGTAGCCTCCCATAGTCAGTATGTATTTCTGGAAACCCCGCACGAAGGCGGCCACGTGGGTTTTGGCGAAGGCAGCCCGGACGGGGAATACTATTCCGAGCGCCGCGCCATTGAGTTTTTGACGGCCGAAGTACCGGCATAA